The following coding sequences are from one Paenibacillus tundrae window:
- a CDS encoding amino acid permease encodes MQEETLTRGLKNRHVQLMAIGGAIGTGLFLGAGKTIQLAGPSILLAYIITGIVLFLIMRALGELLLSNLNYHSFVDFVRDYLGEMAAFVTGWTYWFCWISIAMADVTAVGLYTQFWFPNIPQWMPGLIALVILLIMNLATVKWFGEMEFWFALIKVIAIVALIVIGLFMIVKGFSTDLGPASFTNIWSHGGLFPHGLHGFLLSFQMVVFAFVGIELVGLTAGETENPEKVIPKAINQIPIRVLLFYVGALLIIMSIYPWNAIVPSESPFVQVFAAVGIATAAGIVNFVVLTSAASACNSAIFSTSRMVFSMAKDRNAPSSFARVNRRKVPSNALFFSTLIILLAIILNYVMPEGVFVLITSVSTVCFIFVWGITVISHLKYRRTQPELAKRAKFRLPLYPFSNYIILTFLVFVLVILGFAEDTRVALFVTPVWFILLVGVYLVQKRRRALSKS; translated from the coding sequence ATGCAAGAAGAAACATTAACGCGGGGGTTAAAAAATAGGCATGTGCAGCTGATGGCCATCGGGGGAGCCATTGGTACGGGACTGTTCCTAGGGGCAGGCAAAACCATTCAATTGGCTGGGCCGTCGATCCTGCTTGCCTACATCATCACAGGGATCGTGCTGTTCCTGATCATGCGTGCCTTGGGAGAATTGTTGTTAAGCAATTTGAACTATCATTCATTTGTGGACTTTGTGCGTGATTACCTTGGGGAGATGGCGGCATTTGTCACGGGATGGACCTACTGGTTCTGCTGGATATCGATTGCGATGGCAGACGTTACAGCGGTTGGGCTGTACACACAATTTTGGTTTCCGAACATTCCTCAATGGATGCCGGGCTTAATTGCACTGGTTATTCTGTTGATCATGAATTTGGCTACAGTTAAATGGTTTGGGGAAATGGAGTTCTGGTTTGCTTTAATTAAAGTCATTGCCATCGTGGCGCTGATTGTCATTGGGCTCTTCATGATTGTCAAAGGATTCTCTACGGATCTAGGTCCAGCAAGCTTCACAAATATCTGGAGTCATGGTGGACTATTCCCACATGGGTTACATGGGTTTTTACTATCGTTCCAGATGGTTGTCTTCGCCTTTGTCGGTATTGAACTTGTAGGGCTTACAGCTGGGGAGACAGAGAATCCAGAGAAAGTCATTCCTAAGGCCATCAACCAGATCCCGATTCGGGTGTTGTTATTCTACGTTGGCGCCTTGTTGATCATTATGAGCATCTATCCTTGGAACGCTATTGTGCCGAGTGAGAGTCCATTTGTGCAGGTATTTGCTGCTGTCGGTATCGCAACAGCCGCAGGAATTGTAAATTTTGTCGTGCTGACGTCGGCAGCTTCGGCATGTAATAGTGCCATTTTTAGTACAAGTCGTATGGTATTCTCGATGGCCAAGGATCGCAATGCACCTTCTTCGTTTGCACGAGTTAACCGGAGAAAGGTACCGTCCAATGCGCTGTTTTTCTCGACGTTGATTATTCTGCTTGCGATTATATTGAATTATGTCATGCCTGAGGGCGTGTTTGTTCTAATTACGAGTGTGTCGACCGTTTGCTTTATTTTTGTGTGGGGCATCACCGTAATCAGTCATCTGAAATATCGCCGTACTCAGCCAGAACTTGCTAAGCGTGCGAAGTTTAGATTGCCGCTATATCCGTTCTCGAATTACATTATTCTCACTTTCTTGGTCTTTGTTCTGGTGATCCTCGGATTCGCAGAAGATACTCGGGTAGCATTGTTTGTAACGCCGGTATGGTTCATTCTGCTGGTGGGCGTATATCTTGTGCAGAAGAGAAGACGTGCTTTGAGTAAGAGCTGA
- the sigK gene encoding RNA polymerase sporulation sigma factor SigK → MPGLFTAIALFIKELTLLVSYVKNNAFPQPLAEDDEAKHLRLMAEGNAHSRNLLIEHNLRLVAHIVKKFDNTGEDQEDLISIGTIGLIKAIESFQQGKGTKLATFAARCIENEILMHLRSLKKTRKDVSLHDPIGTDKEGNEITLIDILGTEADDVVDRVQLKIEKSKIYRNLDILDDREKEVVIGRFGLEAGGEERTQREIAKELGISRSYVSRIEKRALMKLYHEFYKQKS, encoded by the coding sequence GTGCCCGGATTGTTTACTGCAATTGCCCTATTCATCAAAGAGTTGACGTTGCTCGTCTCGTATGTCAAAAATAATGCATTCCCTCAACCGCTCGCTGAGGACGACGAAGCCAAACATTTACGCCTCATGGCTGAAGGCAATGCCCATTCTCGAAATCTGTTGATCGAACACAATTTGCGCCTCGTCGCACATATCGTTAAGAAATTTGATAATACCGGCGAAGATCAGGAGGACCTGATTTCAATCGGAACCATCGGTTTGATCAAGGCTATCGAAAGCTTCCAGCAAGGAAAAGGAACCAAGCTTGCTACGTTTGCCGCTCGTTGTATTGAGAACGAAATACTGATGCATCTCCGTTCCCTGAAAAAAACACGTAAAGACGTATCCCTGCATGATCCCATCGGAACAGATAAAGAAGGCAATGAAATTACACTGATAGATATCCTAGGAACAGAAGCAGATGATGTCGTAGACCGGGTTCAACTCAAAATTGAGAAAAGTAAAATTTATCGTAATCTCGATATTCTCGATGATCGGGAGAAAGAAGTCGTTATTGGCCGATTCGGTCTGGAAGCAGGTGGTGAAGAACGGACCCAGCGTGAAATCGCCAAGGAACTGGGCATCTCCCGTTCTTATGTGTCGCGGATTGAGAAAAGGGCGCTCATGAAGCTTTATCATGAGTTCTATAAACAAAAGAGTTAG
- a CDS encoding ATP-binding protein, whose product MECIIFVGIQASGKSTFYQANFFKTHIRINLDMLRTRHREQIYLTASLEAKQPFVIDNTNPTIEERKKYIDAAKRNRFKVVGYYFEPDYELSYARNERREGAAKIPEVGLKSTMKNLQMPTYAEGFDTLYLIRSVDGEFEVEQI is encoded by the coding sequence GTGGAATGTATAATTTTTGTTGGGATACAGGCCTCGGGGAAATCGACATTTTATCAAGCAAACTTCTTCAAAACGCATATTCGAATCAATCTGGATATGTTGAGAACGAGACATCGTGAGCAGATTTATTTAACCGCTTCGCTTGAGGCGAAACAACCCTTTGTGATTGATAATACGAATCCCACGATCGAAGAACGAAAGAAGTATATCGATGCAGCCAAGAGGAACCGATTTAAGGTTGTTGGTTATTATTTTGAACCTGATTACGAGTTGTCTTATGCGAGGAATGAACGGAGAGAAGGAGCCGCTAAGATTCCTGAGGTTGGACTCAAAAGCACGATGAAGAATTTGCAAATGCCTACATACGCTGAAGGGTTTGATACGTTGTATTTAATCCGTTCCGTGGATGGAGAGTTTGAGGTTGAGCAGATATAA
- a CDS encoding tRNA(His) guanylyltransferase Thg1 family protein — protein MRKDDFGNRMKGYENTFRQTLPQRLPIIIRIDGCHFHTFTRGLKKPFDEALTGALWETSKYLAQNIMGCKLVYHQSDEISLLLTNYDKLTTKSWFENNLQKMVSVSASMATAKFNEVIRDHYPDKPLATFDSRAWVLPPDEVTNYFLWRQQDATKNSISMVAQAHFPHNELQGLDGKSLQDKLFLERGINWNDLPIWQKRGACITKQFYKKGEATRSKWDVDLETPIFSQDREYINQYVYLQKDE, from the coding sequence ATGAGAAAAGATGATTTTGGAAATCGGATGAAGGGGTATGAAAATACATTCAGACAAACCCTCCCTCAGCGGCTGCCGATTATTATTCGAATCGATGGATGTCACTTTCACACGTTTACACGTGGCTTGAAGAAACCATTTGATGAAGCATTGACAGGGGCTCTGTGGGAGACCAGTAAATACTTAGCGCAGAACATTATGGGGTGCAAATTAGTGTACCATCAGAGCGATGAAATATCTCTGCTGTTGACGAACTACGATAAATTAACAACGAAATCATGGTTTGAAAATAACCTGCAAAAGATGGTTTCCGTATCCGCCTCGATGGCAACCGCCAAGTTTAATGAAGTGATCCGAGATCATTATCCGGACAAGCCACTGGCCACCTTTGATAGTAGGGCTTGGGTGCTTCCGCCGGATGAAGTGACCAATTATTTTCTCTGGCGACAACAGGATGCAACGAAGAACAGCATCTCTATGGTAGCGCAAGCTCATTTTCCACATAACGAGCTACAAGGTCTAGATGGGAAAAGTCTACAGGATAAATTATTCCTTGAAAGAGGGATCAATTGGAATGACCTACCGATCTGGCAGAAACGTGGAGCCTGTATAACCAAGCAATTTTACAAAAAGGGTGAAGCTACGCGGAGCAAATGGGACGTGGATTTGGAAACGCCTATCTTTAGCCAGGATCGTGAATACATTAATCAATACGTTTATCTACAAAAGGATGAGTAA
- a CDS encoding MFS transporter, which translates to MSKTESNKAQASPSNPRGAFPLSLLCLTVGAFAIGMTEFIIMGLLPNVATDLNVSIPQAGQLITGYALGVAVGAPILTVFTHKIPQKRLLVLLMCIFILGNALSVIAPTYGLLISARILTAFAHGTFLGVGSIMATKLVAPERRAGAVSVVLAGLTIANIIGVPFGTFIGQQLGWRSSFGAITILGIISLIGIIRFIPVIPQGAPANLMQQFRNLIRPQVLLVLLVGALGCGSLFAVFTYITPMLVDISGFAEQNVTWILVLFGVGVTLGNMVGGRLADWKLMPSLIVNFGILAVLLALLTFTLENATLAVITIFCWGVAAFGIMPGLQIRIMNLTREAPLLATTSSHSAFNLGNAWGAYLGGFAITHTGLGSVPLYAAVIAACGLLGLLISVGMDRRKRLIDKSEMVEVASAN; encoded by the coding sequence ATGAGTAAGACAGAGAGCAATAAGGCGCAAGCTTCGCCATCCAATCCACGAGGTGCATTTCCATTGTCCTTGCTGTGCCTCACTGTAGGTGCATTTGCGATTGGTATGACCGAATTTATCATTATGGGATTGTTGCCAAACGTGGCGACAGATCTGAATGTGAGCATTCCACAAGCAGGCCAACTTATTACGGGATATGCCCTTGGTGTAGCTGTAGGTGCACCGATATTAACGGTGTTTACACATAAAATACCGCAAAAGAGATTGCTTGTCCTATTAATGTGCATTTTCATACTAGGCAACGCTTTGTCTGTTATAGCACCAACCTATGGGTTACTAATCTCCGCACGTATTTTGACGGCATTTGCGCATGGTACGTTTCTAGGTGTAGGATCGATTATGGCAACGAAGCTGGTTGCTCCAGAGAGAAGGGCAGGAGCTGTATCCGTTGTGCTTGCAGGACTTACGATTGCGAATATCATTGGCGTTCCATTTGGTACATTTATCGGTCAACAATTGGGATGGCGATCATCGTTCGGTGCGATTACAATCCTAGGTATCATTTCGTTAATCGGGATCATTCGCTTTATTCCGGTTATCCCACAAGGCGCTCCAGCGAATCTGATGCAGCAGTTTCGCAACCTGATTCGCCCGCAGGTATTATTGGTTCTACTTGTAGGTGCGTTAGGATGTGGAAGTCTCTTTGCTGTGTTCACTTACATTACTCCAATGTTAGTGGATATTAGTGGTTTTGCGGAGCAAAATGTAACCTGGATTCTTGTACTGTTCGGCGTAGGTGTTACCCTTGGCAATATGGTAGGTGGACGTCTGGCGGATTGGAAGCTGATGCCGTCACTCATAGTTAATTTCGGTATACTAGCTGTACTTCTCGCTCTACTTACGTTTACGCTAGAGAATGCTACTCTTGCAGTCATTACAATATTTTGCTGGGGTGTCGCGGCATTCGGTATTATGCCAGGATTGCAGATTCGCATTATGAACCTGACCCGAGAAGCGCCATTGCTTGCTACGACGTCAAGTCATTCAGCTTTCAATTTGGGTAACGCCTGGGGTGCGTACTTAGGTGGCTTCGCAATTACCCATACGGGGCTGGGTTCCGTACCGCTCTATGCAGCCGTTATTGCAGCTTGTGGATTATTAGGGTTATTGATTAGTGTAGGAATGGATCGGAGAAAACGATTGATTGATAAGTCGGAAATGGTAGAAGTTGCATCAGCGAATTAA
- a CDS encoding ADP-ribosylglycohydrolase family protein — protein MLNQDRFNGTFIGLAAGDALGTTVEFSAPGTFEPLTDMVGGGVFGLKAGQWTDDTSMALCLAESLVRREAFDPADQMRRYTNWYQVGYMSSTGTCFDIGGATRNALERFAVSGEPYSGSTNPNTAGNGSIMRLAPVAMAYANHPEEAVRYAEMSSRTTHATTESVEACGVLAAILVAGLQGASKETMLSPVTIRQWRETKTFSPGIEEVVEGSYQRKEPPEIQGSGYVVRSLEAALWAFYKSSTFEEGALLAVNLGDDADTTGAVYGQIAGAYYGLSGIPVQWREKLAMQETLDEVVNGLWHKANKSQNHG, from the coding sequence ATGCTTAATCAAGATCGCTTTAATGGAACGTTCATTGGACTTGCCGCTGGCGATGCACTCGGTACAACTGTGGAATTCAGTGCGCCGGGAACATTTGAACCACTGACGGATATGGTGGGTGGCGGCGTATTTGGATTAAAGGCTGGGCAATGGACAGATGATACCTCTATGGCTCTGTGTCTGGCAGAAAGTTTGGTGCGGAGAGAAGCTTTTGACCCTGCAGATCAGATGCGAAGATATACAAACTGGTACCAAGTGGGATACATGAGCAGTACGGGAACATGCTTCGATATTGGCGGGGCGACGCGGAACGCTTTGGAACGATTTGCAGTGTCAGGGGAGCCGTATAGTGGATCTACGAATCCGAATACGGCAGGCAACGGCTCCATTATGCGGCTTGCTCCAGTAGCAATGGCCTATGCTAACCACCCGGAAGAAGCGGTGCGGTATGCCGAGATGAGTTCTCGAACAACACATGCCACGACCGAAAGCGTAGAAGCCTGTGGTGTATTGGCTGCGATTCTGGTGGCTGGACTTCAGGGAGCGAGCAAAGAAACCATGTTGTCACCCGTGACCATTCGTCAGTGGCGGGAAACGAAGACATTTTCCCCTGGCATAGAGGAAGTGGTGGAAGGGTCTTATCAGCGCAAGGAGCCGCCCGAAATTCAAGGGAGTGGTTATGTCGTTCGTTCGCTTGAAGCGGCTTTGTGGGCTTTTTATAAATCTTCTACTTTTGAAGAAGGAGCACTTTTGGCGGTCAACTTAGGCGATGATGCGGATACAACCGGAGCTGTGTATGGGCAAATTGCCGGTGCGTATTACGGTCTCAGCGGTATTCCAGTCCAATGGCGAGAGAAGCTGGCTATGCAAGAAACGTTGGATGAGGTAGTGAATGGGCTGTGGCATAAAGCGAATAAAAGCCAAAATCACGGGTGA
- a CDS encoding HAD family hydrolase produces MIKALVFDFDGTIIDTETAWYVAFRDAYKEHGVDLTLEMYSQCIGTSLKTFNPYEYLITDLNLPIDRDAFRESVQLHHAALMNKEQVRPGIQNYLDAAREAGLKLAVASSSKREWVEQHLEQLKLKDYFEVIRTADDVANVKPDPELYNQALEALGVTADEAVAIEDSPNGARAAAAAGIHCVVISNTITGTLEFDMPHQRLSCLTDLEFNDLISKPLVTTV; encoded by the coding sequence ATGATTAAGGCACTGGTTTTTGATTTTGACGGAACGATTATTGATACAGAAACAGCATGGTATGTCGCTTTTCGAGATGCCTATAAGGAACATGGTGTCGACCTGACCCTGGAGATGTATTCACAATGCATCGGTACCAGTCTAAAAACATTCAATCCATATGAGTACTTAATAACAGATTTGAATCTTCCGATCGATCGGGATGCGTTCAGGGAATCCGTTCAGTTGCATCACGCAGCACTGATGAACAAAGAACAAGTCAGACCCGGTATCCAGAACTACCTCGATGCAGCACGCGAAGCAGGATTGAAATTGGCCGTTGCGTCCAGCTCGAAGCGCGAGTGGGTTGAGCAACACCTCGAACAACTGAAGCTTAAGGATTATTTCGAAGTAATCCGTACAGCTGACGATGTAGCCAATGTGAAGCCGGATCCAGAATTATATAATCAAGCGCTTGAAGCCCTTGGAGTAACTGCAGACGAAGCCGTCGCGATTGAAGATTCACCTAACGGCGCGCGTGCAGCTGCTGCGGCAGGTATTCACTGTGTCGTTATCTCCAATACCATTACCGGGACACTTGAATTCGACATGCCTCACCAACGGCTATCCTGCCTGACCGACCTCGAATTTAATGATCTGATCTCGAAGCCACTCGTCACTACCGTTTAA
- a CDS encoding mannitol-1-phosphate 5-dehydrogenase: MKAVHFGAGNIGRGFIGHMLSASDYEVCFVARNPKKISMLQKRKEYPITLANRDQDTTIVNNVTAINVGEQDRVAEHIASADLITTAVGVSALEDIAEPIAKGIHLRMQQRNPAPLHIIACENAIGGSTRLKKRIYPLLDEQTRQKAERYVAFPNAAVDRIVPAQDHQDPLQVTVEPFYEWVVHRPALLDGFKKIKGVHYVDSLEPYIERKMFTVNTGHCVAAYFGYLEGFKTIRQVMSHKPLREKIRHVMEETGAMLIQKHGFDPQKHSRYIDTILERFANPNLTDQVTRVGRSPLRKLSPYDRLVRPAMQASEFGIAIPHLTSAMAAAMLFNYERDEEAMTLQHMIREDGVSAFIRERMGIPDAHPVHGQVVARYEDIKGRKEATILT, encoded by the coding sequence ATGAAAGCTGTACATTTTGGTGCGGGCAATATAGGCCGCGGTTTTATCGGTCATATGTTGTCCGCTTCCGATTACGAAGTCTGCTTTGTCGCACGTAACCCGAAGAAAATCTCCATGCTCCAGAAGAGGAAAGAGTATCCGATTACACTTGCAAATCGTGATCAGGATACAACGATTGTAAATAACGTAACTGCCATCAACGTTGGCGAACAAGATCGAGTAGCCGAGCATATTGCCTCGGCTGATCTGATAACAACGGCAGTTGGTGTATCAGCACTTGAAGATATCGCGGAACCGATTGCCAAGGGCATTCACCTTCGCATGCAACAACGTAACCCTGCTCCGCTCCATATTATTGCTTGTGAGAATGCTATTGGAGGAAGTACACGCCTTAAGAAGCGTATCTACCCTTTACTTGATGAACAGACTCGCCAGAAAGCGGAGCGCTATGTCGCCTTCCCTAATGCGGCTGTAGATCGGATCGTACCCGCTCAGGATCACCAGGATCCCTTACAGGTGACGGTTGAACCGTTCTACGAATGGGTTGTACATCGCCCCGCGTTATTGGATGGATTCAAGAAAATTAAAGGTGTACACTACGTTGATTCTCTTGAGCCATATATTGAACGTAAAATGTTTACCGTCAACACCGGACACTGTGTTGCGGCATACTTCGGATATCTCGAAGGATTCAAGACCATTCGACAGGTCATGAGTCACAAACCGCTTCGTGAGAAAATTCGTCATGTCATGGAAGAGACCGGAGCAATGCTCATCCAGAAACATGGCTTCGATCCACAGAAGCATAGCAGGTACATTGATACCATTCTCGAACGCTTTGCCAATCCGAACCTGACAGATCAGGTGACCCGGGTCGGCCGCTCACCTCTTCGCAAGTTATCGCCTTACGACCGGCTTGTTCGCCCAGCGATGCAGGCCAGTGAATTCGGAATAGCAATTCCTCATTTAACTTCCGCTATGGCAGCCGCGATGTTGTTCAACTACGAACGAGACGAGGAAGCCATGACGCTACAACACATGATTCGTGAGGACGGCGTATCCGCCTTTATTCGCGAACGCATGGGTATTCCCGACGCACATCCCGTTCATGGGCAAGTTGTCGCCCGTTATGAAGACATTAAAGGGCGCAAGGAAGCTACGATTTTGACTTAA
- a CDS encoding YkyA family protein, whose product MLGRKKTMWTAFSIGLILLLTACGQPQEPAANQVNQWLQHDQGIDESLKELSRHEREDMELYTEILSKGKNKNSHIEDLLDQAAQHINERRKLLDEADSAMKQTLEQIDSLRTSLDELSFEKEETLAQAQAVLDQYQVRAATFDGFVASYKQSLDAEELLYSMMRADVKPNLVKIKRAIRERNAQYVQVAEFRKQFNIQTKTFNSANAKLVEMDQAS is encoded by the coding sequence GTGCTTGGCAGAAAAAAAACAATGTGGACGGCATTCAGCATAGGGCTGATCCTGCTTCTTACCGCCTGCGGACAGCCGCAGGAACCAGCGGCGAATCAGGTGAATCAATGGCTTCAGCATGATCAGGGGATCGATGAGAGCCTGAAGGAGCTTTCTCGTCATGAACGGGAAGACATGGAATTATATACGGAGATTCTGAGTAAGGGGAAGAACAAAAACAGCCATATTGAGGATCTATTAGACCAGGCAGCCCAACACATTAATGAACGTCGGAAATTGTTGGACGAGGCTGATTCGGCCATGAAGCAGACATTGGAGCAGATCGATAGTCTTCGAACGTCTCTAGATGAATTGTCTTTTGAAAAAGAAGAAACGTTGGCTCAAGCACAGGCTGTGCTGGATCAATATCAGGTAAGAGCGGCTACGTTCGACGGATTCGTTGCGTCCTATAAACAGAGCTTGGATGCAGAAGAACTGCTGTATTCGATGATGAGAGCCGATGTTAAGCCGAACCTTGTGAAGATTAAACGAGCGATTCGAGAACGAAATGCGCAATATGTGCAAGTTGCCGAGTTCAGGAAGCAGTTCAATATCCAGACCAAAACCTTTAACAGTGCGAATGCCAAGCTTGTGGAGATGGATCAGGCAAGCTAA
- a CDS encoding polysaccharide deacetylase family protein, translating to MKVEQTAGKNGAISQTTSRMKTHKRRRIRYGRLSAALLILVMLITGLTYIFIGMTHWIKDYVAPPPITAIEQPTKLGMIAMTPDVKEEPVRFQGQVRKLAYITFDDGPSEHTATLLDILKQHEAKATFFMIGRQLNQHKEVVERLVKEGSYPGLHSMTHNYNKLYKSGSSSNFVKEFKKEQKMVQELIGFTTHLIRAPYGSSPQIGEKFRGDIAAAGFKMWDWTTDSLDWNLPGQPDKIVDRVSSSVHRDKEVILMHEREQTVQALPRILKMLEDRGYEFEVYDPSAHWIANFSGDTRL from the coding sequence GTGAAAGTAGAGCAGACAGCGGGAAAGAACGGCGCGATCTCGCAGACAACAAGCCGAATGAAGACGCACAAACGTAGACGAATCCGGTATGGGAGACTTAGTGCAGCGTTGCTGATTCTTGTAATGCTGATTACCGGTTTAACATATATTTTCATTGGAATGACACATTGGATCAAAGATTACGTTGCACCCCCACCCATCACGGCCATTGAGCAACCGACGAAGCTTGGCATGATTGCAATGACTCCAGATGTGAAGGAAGAGCCTGTGAGGTTCCAAGGTCAGGTTCGCAAGCTGGCATACATAACTTTTGATGATGGACCAAGTGAACATACCGCAACACTGCTGGACATTTTGAAGCAACATGAGGCAAAGGCGACCTTCTTCATGATCGGACGACAGTTGAATCAACACAAAGAGGTGGTCGAGCGGCTTGTAAAAGAAGGCAGCTATCCCGGTCTTCATAGCATGACGCATAACTATAATAAACTGTATAAGAGCGGTAGCTCCTCGAATTTTGTCAAGGAGTTTAAGAAGGAACAGAAGATGGTACAGGAGCTGATTGGTTTCACAACTCATCTGATTCGCGCCCCTTATGGCAGCAGCCCTCAGATCGGAGAGAAATTCCGAGGAGACATTGCGGCAGCCGGATTCAAAATGTGGGATTGGACCACAGACTCCCTGGATTGGAATCTGCCTGGACAGCCAGATAAGATTGTAGATCGCGTCAGCAGTAGCGTACATCGGGATAAAGAAGTCATTCTTATGCATGAACGTGAACAGACCGTACAGGCATTGCCTCGTATTTTGAAAATGCTAGAAGATCGTGGTTATGAGTTCGAGGTATATGATCCGAGTGCGCATTGGATTGCTAATTTTAGCGGAGATACGCGTTTATAA
- a CDS encoding DMT family transporter: MTSLKHTGRSIYLLFFVGIIAISFSSIFVRWSSADVAVIAMYRLFLTNLLMLPFIWKYRHEMLRLNFRQWALLVASGVMLALHFLLWMGSLRLTSVASSTVILALEPILILAGSIWLFKAKVNRMMIIGMGIALLGSIAIGAGDFQLAGTALQGDILSLLGTIAVAVHMLLGQFLRSGLSAFSYNFWVFFVAACTLAVYNLIQGHAFGGYAATEWGIFLLLAIVPTIFGHYLFNWLLQYMNATTVSMGVLGEPVFSSLLAWMLLGESLSTLQMSAGVFILFGVWIFIRYGKTKPQLAPAEDNMVGNTPAKPTVV; this comes from the coding sequence ATGACAAGCTTGAAACATACCGGCAGATCCATCTATCTGTTATTCTTTGTCGGTATTATCGCCATCTCGTTTTCTTCTATCTTTGTACGCTGGTCTTCCGCAGATGTTGCGGTAATCGCCATGTATCGTCTCTTCCTTACCAACCTGCTGATGCTTCCGTTTATCTGGAAGTACAGACATGAAATGTTACGTCTCAACTTCAGACAATGGGCATTGTTGGTCGCTTCTGGGGTTATGCTTGCACTTCACTTCCTGCTCTGGATGGGGTCTCTACGCCTAACGAGTGTTGCCAGCTCAACCGTAATTCTAGCGCTCGAACCGATTCTAATCTTGGCTGGTTCCATCTGGCTGTTCAAAGCCAAAGTGAACCGTATGATGATTATCGGAATGGGTATCGCACTGCTCGGTTCCATCGCTATTGGCGCAGGAGACTTCCAGTTGGCGGGAACCGCACTTCAAGGCGACATTCTCTCGTTGCTCGGCACCATTGCTGTAGCGGTACACATGCTGTTAGGACAGTTTTTGCGATCAGGACTTAGCGCCTTTTCCTATAATTTCTGGGTATTCTTCGTCGCTGCCTGTACACTAGCTGTATACAATCTAATCCAGGGTCATGCCTTTGGTGGTTATGCGGCAACCGAGTGGGGAATCTTCCTGTTGCTTGCCATTGTGCCAACGATCTTTGGACATTATCTCTTCAACTGGCTGCTTCAATATATGAATGCAACGACGGTATCCATGGGGGTGCTTGGGGAGCCTGTTTTCTCCTCCCTGCTGGCCTGGATGCTGCTTGGCGAATCGCTGAGTACGCTGCAGATGTCTGCGGGCGTGTTCATCCTATTTGGCGTGTGGATCTTCATTCGATATGGCAAAACGAAGCCACAACTAGCTCCTGCCGAGGACAATATGGTAGGAAACACCCCAGCTAAACCAACTGTTGTATAA
- a CDS encoding sulfurtransferase gives MKNIVSMRWLLARMYEPDVVIADCRFLLGQPNAGREAYKAGHIPGAVYLDLENDLSSPVSAHGGRHPLPDPAALASRLAKAGISSDARIVAYDDQGGMNASRLWWLLRYMGHEQVYVMDEGFTAWQNAKFPVTTDVPVQIPSSFEWNVQPQMLASVEDVQQASASGSAVLIDSRDARRYAGLEEPIDAKAGHIPGALNYFWKDVLNADGRWSGVNALEERFLKLGKDDAIIVYCGSGVSACPNVIALEEAGYTDVKLYSGSWSDWISYEGNAVATGEEI, from the coding sequence ATGAAAAATATTGTATCCATGCGCTGGCTACTCGCCAGAATGTACGAACCGGATGTTGTTATCGCGGATTGCCGTTTCCTACTCGGTCAACCGAATGCCGGAAGAGAGGCGTATAAAGCTGGTCATATTCCAGGTGCAGTCTACCTCGATCTAGAAAATGATCTTTCCTCTCCAGTATCCGCCCATGGCGGACGTCACCCACTGCCTGATCCGGCTGCGCTCGCAAGTCGCCTAGCCAAAGCTGGGATCAGTTCAGATGCTCGCATTGTTGCGTATGATGATCAAGGCGGCATGAACGCCTCGCGGCTATGGTGGTTGCTACGTTATATGGGGCATGAACAGGTATATGTCATGGATGAAGGCTTTACCGCTTGGCAGAATGCCAAATTCCCTGTTACGACGGATGTACCCGTTCAGATTCCATCTTCGTTCGAGTGGAACGTACAACCTCAGATGCTGGCAAGTGTAGAAGATGTGCAACAAGCGTCGGCAAGCGGTAGCGCCGTGCTCATCGACTCCCGCGATGCCCGTCGTTATGCCGGGCTGGAGGAACCGATCGACGCCAAGGCCGGACATATTCCGGGGGCTTTGAACTATTTTTGGAAAGACGTGCTTAATGCGGATGGTCGCTGGTCTGGTGTTAACGCATTAGAGGAGCGGTTCTTGAAACTGGGGAAAGATGATGCGATTATCGTGTACTGTGGCTCTGGCGTATCCGCCTGCCCGAACGTGATCGCGCTGGAAGAAGCGGGATATACGGATGTGAAGTTGTATTCCGGGAGCTGGAGCGATTGGATTAGTTATGAGGGGAATGCGGTGGCTACGGGAGAAGAGATCTAG